In Fusobacterium sp., the following are encoded in one genomic region:
- a CDS encoding radical SAM protein, with product MTKNLMLFDKRLKSHHDSNSLISKYVSGKKADKEIFEAMLREVPDKRRKAIYVHTPYCDKICSFCNLNRKQIDGSLDSYAQYLADEFDKYGKTEYFKKSIFDVIFFGGGTPTVYKPQQLEVILESIKRNVVLAKDYEFTFETTLHNLTEEKLEVMMKYGVNRLSVGIQTFSNRGREFYNRTYRKEEAIEKLKKLKGFFKGDVCVDIIYNFPDETLEEVIEDARIVKELEISSASFYSLMVHEGSKLSKDIEAEKVKMEEDMKKDYLLYQHFVDEMLRGNQYHILELTKIARNGGDDYKYIKVRNTGGDTFPIGVGAGGSVHGIGVYRMNKEMSFYSQQTDYHERFSKLSGIMQFPVISKEALKDILKEDELKFFKEKMKEYEEKGLLKEDDESYILTKDGVFWGNNLSSDVIIYVLEKLFKS from the coding sequence ATGACAAAAAATTTAATGCTATTTGATAAAAGACTGAAATCTCATCATGATAGCAATAGTTTGATTAGCAAATATGTTTCTGGAAAGAAAGCGGATAAAGAAATTTTTGAAGCTATGCTGAGAGAGGTTCCAGACAAAAGAAGAAAGGCAATTTATGTACATACACCATATTGTGATAAAATATGTTCATTTTGTAACCTTAATAGAAAGCAGATAGATGGAAGCTTAGATTCATATGCACAATATTTAGCTGATGAATTTGATAAATATGGGAAAACAGAATATTTTAAAAAAAGTATTTTTGATGTAATCTTTTTTGGAGGAGGAACACCAACTGTATATAAACCACAACAGCTTGAGGTAATACTTGAAAGTATAAAGAGAAATGTTGTATTGGCAAAAGATTATGAGTTTACCTTTGAAACAACTCTGCATAATCTGACTGAGGAAAAATTAGAAGTTATGATGAAATACGGAGTGAACAGATTAAGCGTGGGAATTCAGACATTTTCAAACAGAGGAAGAGAATTCTATAACAGAACTTATAGAAAAGAAGAAGCTATAGAAAAATTAAAAAAACTGAAAGGATTTTTTAAGGGAGATGTATGTGTAGATATTATCTATAATTTTCCTGATGAAACTTTAGAAGAAGTAATTGAAGATGCAAGGATAGTAAAGGAGTTAGAAATAAGCAGTGCAAGTTTCTATTCACTGATGGTTCATGAAGGTTCTAAATTATCTAAAGATATAGAAGCTGAAAAAGTGAAAATGGAAGAGGATATGAAAAAAGATTATCTTCTGTATCAGCATTTTGTAGATGAAATGTTGAGAGGAAATCAATATCATATTCTTGAACTTACAAAAATAGCAAGAAATGGTGGAGATGACTATAAATATATAAAAGTGAGAAATACAGGAGGAGATACTTTCCCTATTGGAGTGGGAGCAGGAGGATCAGTACATGGAATCGGAGTTTACAGAATGAATAAAGAGATGTCTTTTTATTCTCAGCAGACTGATTATCATGAAAGATTTTCAAAATTATCTGGGATAATGCAGTTTCCAGTAATATCAAAAGAAGCATTGAAAGATATTTTAAAAGAAGATGAGCTGAAATTCTTTAAAGAAAAAATGAAAGAATATGAGGAAAAAGGTTTGTTAAAAGAAGATGATGAAAGTTATATTCTGACAAAAGATGGAGTATTCTGGGGAAATAATCTTTCTAGTGATGTAATCATCTATGTTCTGGAAAAACTTTTTAAAAGTTAA
- a CDS encoding TonB-dependent receptor, whose product MNKKTALLWAVLAVTAYGEQSVDLGKSVVYSTTGFETEMRKTASNPTVVTSKEIKERNYQTVDQILNDIPSINIVKQGKDSIIDLRGQGDKAKQNVQILVDGVQMNSLDTSMTATPINTIAVDNIERIEVLPGGGSVLYGSGTSGGVVNIITKGGAGRTAAVGFDHGEYGSNKTNVTVGESFGNFDVNLTYTKNDREGYRDYDKSDSDYFQGDIRYRISDTQNIGFKYSKYKADETYPDLLTRAQVEDDRKQSGLVDGEHNKTKTDKDEYVLTYNNKLTENLDLNLVLFSQETEMKIKSRSYQGAMGPMKLWMTQDALFRDKKNGIKSKLRYAYGEGSSVIFGLEYIDNEAKRKSLMNMPPMMSNVLTVNDLTKETISGFVMNNYVWGNFEFAQGVRYERADYKVKRRSSTGPGIDTTTDEDNFAYEVSANYLYSDTGKTYIRYERGFTSPPPALLTNRNAMGYYLNDLKSEKYDNFEIGVSDYIGFTSLNASVFYTITKDEITSETSGSMGSSSMIIDNYNLGKTERIGFELKAEQYLDKLTLSQSYAYINAKIKDGEVKGVDVSGNRVANVPKNKFNIGANYAFTNKFNAGGEVVYIDDVYLNNKNLGGKKNSHVVTNIRANYNFDFGLSIHAGINNVFDKKYYEDVDYTESTGVFTYDPASERNYYVGFRYSL is encoded by the coding sequence ATGAATAAAAAAACAGCTTTGCTTTGGGCAGTATTAGCAGTAACAGCATATGGAGAACAAAGTGTTGATTTAGGGAAGAGTGTTGTCTATTCTACAACAGGATTTGAAACTGAAATGAGGAAAACAGCTAGTAATCCAACTGTAGTGACATCTAAAGAGATTAAAGAGAGAAATTATCAGACAGTAGACCAGATACTGAATGATATTCCAAGTATCAATATTGTAAAACAGGGGAAAGACTCAATAATTGACTTGAGAGGACAGGGAGATAAAGCTAAACAGAATGTACAGATACTTGTAGACGGAGTACAGATGAACTCTCTGGATACATCAATGACAGCCACTCCTATTAATACAATAGCTGTAGATAATATTGAAAGAATAGAGGTTCTTCCTGGTGGAGGTTCAGTTCTTTATGGAAGTGGAACTTCTGGAGGAGTTGTAAATATTATCACTAAAGGAGGAGCTGGAAGAACAGCAGCAGTAGGATTTGATCATGGAGAATATGGAAGCAATAAAACTAATGTGACAGTAGGAGAGAGCTTTGGAAATTTTGATGTAAATCTTACATATACAAAGAATGACAGAGAAGGTTACAGAGATTATGATAAGTCAGATTCTGATTATTTCCAAGGGGATATCAGATACAGAATATCAGATACACAGAATATAGGATTTAAATATTCAAAATATAAAGCTGATGAAACATATCCTGATCTGCTGACAAGAGCTCAGGTAGAGGATGACAGAAAACAATCTGGACTTGTAGATGGAGAGCATAATAAAACAAAAACAGATAAAGATGAATATGTTTTGACTTATAACAATAAATTAACTGAAAATCTTGATTTAAATTTAGTTTTATTTTCACAGGAAACAGAAATGAAAATAAAAAGTAGAAGTTATCAAGGGGCAATGGGACCAATGAAACTTTGGATGACACAAGATGCTTTATTCAGAGATAAAAAGAATGGAATAAAATCTAAATTGAGATATGCATATGGAGAAGGAAGTTCAGTAATATTCGGATTGGAATATATTGATAATGAAGCCAAGAGAAAAAGTCTGATGAATATGCCTCCAATGATGAGTAATGTACTCACTGTAAATGACTTAACTAAAGAAACAATAAGTGGATTTGTAATGAATAACTATGTATGGGGGAATTTTGAATTTGCTCAAGGTGTAAGATATGAGAGAGCAGATTACAAAGTAAAAAGAAGAAGTTCAACTGGACCGGGAATAGATACAACTACAGATGAAGACAACTTTGCATATGAAGTATCAGCTAATTACCTGTATTCAGATACAGGAAAAACTTACATCAGATATGAAAGAGGATTTACATCACCTCCTCCAGCTCTGTTAACAAACAGAAATGCAATGGGATATTATTTGAATGATCTTAAATCAGAAAAATATGACAATTTTGAAATTGGAGTATCAGATTACATAGGATTTACAAGTTTGAATGCTTCAGTATTCTATACAATCACTAAAGATGAAATAACTAGTGAGACTTCTGGGTCAATGGGAAGTTCAAGTATGATTATTGATAACTACAATCTAGGGAAAACAGAGAGAATAGGATTTGAACTTAAAGCAGAACAATACTTAGACAAGCTTACTTTATCTCAATCTTATGCTTATATCAATGCAAAAATTAAAGACGGAGAAGTAAAAGGTGTAGATGTATCTGGAAACAGAGTGGCTAATGTACCTAAAAATAAATTTAATATAGGAGCAAATTATGCTTTTACTAATAAGTTTAATGCAGGGGGAGAAGTCGTATACATAGATGATGTTTATCTGAATAATAAAAATCTAGGTGGGAAAAAGAATTCTCATGTAGTGACAAATATCAGAGCAAACTATAATTTTGACTTTGGTTTAAGTATACATGCTGGAATAAATAATGTATTTGATAAAAAATATTATGAAGATGTAGATTACACAGAATCAACAGGAGTATTTACATATGACCCTGCATCTGAAAGAAATTATTATGTAGGATTCAGATACAGTCTATAA
- a CDS encoding iron ABC transporter permease, with translation MEKVLPIVLTIGIFIVGILSIPLGSVPIPLEYIFNPEKAPEYMRIIIFNLRLPRIAMAVLIGMMLSSSGAVVQTVFQNPLADPYIIGIAASATFGAVIAFVFGMPDFMYGIIAFITCLMSTLMIFKMAKKGNKVNVATLLIVGIAVSSFLGAFTSFAMYMIGEDSFKITMWMMGYLGNATWKRVIFILIPLIFSVCYFYSKRNQLDALLSGDEEAHSLGVDVNRLKIKILTVSALIVAFSVAFSGMIGFVGLIIPHTIRMVVGPSNTKMLPSTILAGGFFLLICDTFGRIVLAPVEVPIGVITAFFGAPFFLYLALRNKRRDF, from the coding sequence ATGGAAAAAGTTTTACCTATAGTGCTGACAATAGGAATTTTTATAGTAGGAATACTTTCTATACCTTTAGGAAGTGTTCCTATTCCTCTGGAATATATATTTAACCCAGAGAAAGCTCCAGAATATATGAGAATAATAATATTTAATTTAAGACTTCCTAGAATAGCTATGGCAGTTCTTATAGGAATGATGCTTTCGTCAAGTGGAGCAGTTGTACAGACAGTATTTCAAAATCCATTGGCAGACCCATATATCATAGGAATAGCAGCAAGTGCAACTTTTGGAGCAGTTATAGCTTTTGTATTTGGCATGCCAGACTTTATGTATGGGATTATTGCTTTTATTACATGTCTGATGAGTACTTTGATGATTTTTAAAATGGCTAAGAAAGGGAATAAAGTAAATGTAGCTACTCTCCTTATAGTAGGAATAGCAGTTTCTTCATTTCTTGGAGCTTTTACTTCTTTTGCTATGTACATGATAGGGGAGGATTCTTTTAAAATAACTATGTGGATGATGGGGTATTTAGGAAATGCCACTTGGAAAAGAGTTATTTTTATATTAATACCACTGATATTTTCAGTTTGTTATTTTTATTCAAAAAGGAATCAATTAGATGCTTTATTATCAGGAGATGAGGAAGCACACTCACTGGGAGTAGATGTAAATCGGCTGAAAATTAAAATTTTAACAGTATCTGCACTGATAGTAGCTTTTTCAGTGGCTTTTTCAGGAATGATAGGATTTGTAGGTCTTATAATACCACATACTATAAGAATGGTTGTGGGACCCTCTAATACAAAAATGCTTCCAAGCACTATACTGGCAGGAGGATTTTTCCTTCTCATATGTGATACATTTGGAAGGATAGTATTAGCACCAGTGGAAGTACCAATTGGAGTAATAACAGCATTTTTTGGAGCACCATTCTTTTTATATTTAGCTTTAAGAAATAAAAGGAGAGATTTTTAA
- a CDS encoding ABC transporter ATP-binding protein codes for MDVIKVEKLDFSYGNKQILKEIDLDIKSKKLTGILGPNGCGKSTLLKNILGYLKNDSGNIKILNKDSKDYTQKEKAKCISLVPQKSQLLSAMDVEDFVLMGRLPHLQNSWDGYSQRDKEAAHRCICQLELESFLKRKAITLSGGEFQRVLLARALTQETEIILLDEPTSALDLNHAIDLMEKVKETITEKGITAVAVLHDLNLAAMFCDEIVMMKNGKVYCKGSPKETFTAANLKEIYELECSIFYTENDIPYIIPRSKGGNK; via the coding sequence ATGGATGTAATAAAAGTAGAAAAATTAGATTTCTCTTATGGAAATAAACAGATATTAAAAGAAATAGATTTAGATATTAAATCAAAAAAACTGACAGGAATACTTGGTCCCAATGGTTGTGGAAAGTCCACATTGCTGAAAAATATTCTTGGATACTTAAAAAATGATTCAGGAAATATAAAGATATTAAATAAAGACAGCAAAGATTATACACAAAAAGAAAAAGCAAAATGTATTTCATTAGTTCCACAAAAATCACAGCTTTTGTCTGCTATGGATGTAGAAGATTTTGTTTTAATGGGAAGGCTTCCACATTTACAGAATAGCTGGGATGGATATAGTCAGAGAGATAAGGAAGCAGCACATAGATGTATATGTCAGCTGGAGCTGGAAAGTTTTTTAAAAAGAAAAGCAATTACTCTTTCAGGGGGAGAATTTCAGAGAGTTCTTTTAGCAAGAGCACTAACTCAGGAGACAGAAATAATACTTTTAGATGAACCTACTTCTGCTCTTGACTTGAACCATGCGATAGATCTTATGGAAAAAGTGAAGGAAACAATAACTGAAAAAGGAATAACAGCAGTTGCAGTTCTTCATGATCTTAATCTTGCAGCTATGTTTTGTGATGAGATAGTTATGATGAAAAATGGAAAAGTATACTGTAAAGGAAGTCCAAAGGAAACATTTACAGCTGCTAATTTAAAGGAAATATATGAATTGGAATGCAGTATTTTCTATACAGAAAATGATATTCCTTACATAATTCCCAGATCAAAAGGAGGGAATAAATGA
- a CDS encoding ABC transporter substrate-binding protein — protein sequence MIKKLMVAALMLISSREMLALKIENNLIKDNYGNSVEIKEYNKLIILDPAVVETIYLLNGEDKIAAIGKTAMSKIYPEEKTKDLESVGNISKPSLEKILSYTPDLVILNGMSVKTGENLKSLKIPYLINEAGNIQEILDNINAYGEILGKKEESKKLYNDSVAKLEDLKEKVKNKPLGLKGTVLYSVSPMMGFNSKTLPGEVLELLGVENITNSLIGERPIISQEFLLKENPDFLAGAMSIKSVDDIKNSNPAIKEIKAGQKGNIFIVDSNKILRGSPRIFELVLEFYDELLKVEK from the coding sequence ATGATAAAAAAATTAATGGTAGCAGCCTTAATGCTGATATCAAGCCGAGAAATGCTTGCTTTAAAAATAGAAAACAATCTCATAAAAGATAACTATGGAAATAGTGTAGAGATTAAAGAATATAATAAATTGATTATATTAGACCCAGCAGTAGTAGAAACTATCTATCTATTAAATGGAGAAGATAAAATAGCTGCAATAGGAAAAACTGCAATGAGTAAAATATATCCTGAAGAAAAAACAAAAGATTTAGAAAGTGTAGGAAACATATCAAAACCAAGTCTTGAGAAGATATTATCTTATACTCCAGACTTAGTCATATTAAATGGAATGTCAGTTAAGACAGGAGAAAACTTAAAAAGTTTGAAAATACCATATCTTATAAATGAAGCTGGAAATATACAGGAGATATTGGATAATATAAATGCCTATGGGGAAATACTTGGAAAAAAAGAGGAAAGTAAAAAACTCTATAATGATAGTGTAGCTAAATTAGAAGATTTAAAAGAAAAGGTAAAAAATAAACCTCTAGGTTTGAAAGGAACTGTTCTGTATTCTGTATCACCAATGATGGGATTCAACAGTAAGACTTTGCCAGGAGAAGTTCTTGAACTTCTTGGAGTAGAAAATATAACTAACAGTCTTATTGGAGAAAGACCAATAATATCACAGGAATTTCTTTTAAAAGAAAATCCAGATTTTTTAGCAGGTGCTATGAGTATAAAGTCAGTTGATGATATAAAAAACAGTAACCCTGCTATAAAAGAGATAAAAGCAGGACAGAAAGGCAATATTTTTATTGTAGATTCTAACAAAATATTAAGAGGATCTCCAAGAATTTTTGAATTGGTATTAGAATTTTATGATGAGCTTTTAAAAGTAGAAAAATAA
- a CDS encoding YbaN family protein, translating into MVKKRLLFISGFISLALGIVGIILPLLPTTPFLLLSAYCFSQSSEKFHNYILNNKVFGQYIRDYNEKKGITLKNKVTAIFLLILSIGFSMYKLDHLHIRIMLAVVFTGVSFHILKLKTLR; encoded by the coding sequence ATGGTTAAGAAAAGATTATTATTTATTTCAGGATTTATTTCTCTGGCTTTAGGAATAGTAGGCATTATACTCCCATTACTTCCTACTACCCCATTTTTACTGCTCAGTGCCTATTGTTTTAGCCAATCTTCTGAGAAGTTTCATAATTATATTTTGAACAACAAAGTTTTTGGGCAATATATCAGGGATTATAATGAAAAAAAGGGAATAACATTAAAAAACAAAGTAACTGCCATTTTCCTTCTAATTTTAAGTATAGGATTCTCAATGTACAAATTGGACCATCTTCATATAAGAATAATGCTTGCAGTAGTATTTACAGGAGTGAGTTTTCATATTCTGAAACTTAAAACATTAAGATAA
- a CDS encoding AraC family transcriptional regulator, with the protein MESIIEKNNLYKENLKIVKKTEDKIVYKVKCLDGEGEIICHHVFPGIDIIYNNFNTFYCFEPENISRDIIEINHCRKGRFECKVQDDSYIYLGEGDLEVNSCKIQRVTSGFPLGYYEGIEVLIDIETAEKFLKGIMEGINIDLNKIKERVFLNKDYFIIRATDEIEHIFHELYNVDERIQKGYFKIKVLELLLFFTIVPIEKSNLLSPYFPKNQVEKVKHIKEHLTEDLEKNITLQELAQEHDIGITSLKKCFKGVYGKSISEWRREYRIYKAASMLRETDKTIAEISGKMGYDNPSKFASVFKKVVGYSPSEYRKNN; encoded by the coding sequence ATGGAATCTATAATAGAAAAAAATAATTTATATAAAGAGAATTTGAAAATAGTAAAAAAAACTGAAGATAAAATTGTATATAAAGTGAAATGTTTAGATGGAGAAGGAGAAATCATATGTCATCATGTATTTCCTGGAATAGATATTATATATAATAATTTTAATACATTTTATTGCTTTGAACCTGAAAATATTTCCAGAGATATTATAGAAATAAACCATTGCAGAAAAGGGAGATTTGAATGTAAAGTGCAGGATGATTCATACATATATCTTGGTGAGGGAGATTTGGAAGTAAACAGCTGCAAGATTCAAAGAGTAACTTCTGGATTTCCTTTAGGATATTATGAGGGAATAGAAGTATTAATAGATATTGAAACAGCAGAAAAATTTCTAAAAGGAATCATGGAAGGAATAAATATAGATTTAAATAAAATAAAAGAAAGAGTATTTTTGAATAAAGATTACTTTATAATAAGGGCAACAGATGAAATAGAACATATATTTCACGAATTATATAATGTAGATGAGAGAATACAAAAGGGGTATTTTAAAATAAAGGTGCTGGAACTTTTACTTTTTTTTACCATAGTTCCAATTGAAAAAAGTAATTTATTATCTCCATATTTTCCTAAAAATCAAGTGGAAAAAGTAAAACATATAAAAGAACATTTAACAGAAGATTTAGAAAAAAATATAACACTTCAGGAACTGGCTCAAGAGCATGATATAGGGATAACTTCTTTGAAAAAATGTTTCAAAGGTGTCTATGGAAAGTCTATTTCTGAATGGAGAAGGGAATATCGTATATATAAAGCTGCCTCTATGCTTAGAGAAACAGATAAAACAATAGCTGAAATATCAGGAAAAATGGGATATGACAATCCAAGTAAATTTGCATCTGTATTTAAGAAAGTAGTTGGATATTCTCCATCTGAATATAGAAAAAATAATTAG
- a CDS encoding MGMT family protein has product MEEDLIYEILSVVDEIPEGRVATYGQIAKLIGRDKNSRLVGKVLSMAKYYGEYPCHRVVNHAGRLVPRWGSQGFLLQKEGIVLKNKTHVDLKKYQWNYSE; this is encoded by the coding sequence ATGGAGGAAGATTTAATATATGAGATACTTTCTGTAGTAGATGAAATTCCAGAAGGTCGTGTTGCTACTTATGGACAGATTGCAAAATTAATTGGCAGAGATAAAAATTCAAGACTTGTGGGAAAAGTTCTCAGTATGGCAAAATATTATGGAGAATATCCCTGTCATAGAGTAGTCAATCATGCAGGACGGCTCGTTCCTAGGTGGGGGTCACAGGGTTTCCTATTACAGAAGGAAGGTATTGTTTTAAAAAATAAAACTCATGTAGATTTGAAAAAGTATCAATGGAACTATTCAGAATAA
- a CDS encoding pyridoxal-dependent decarboxylase has product MNLLAFLKEHVPCYIYNGEQIAGQCQKLKTELSDFEFLYSIKTNPFSHIIQNISKEGFGADAASAGEVFLSLDNGIAPENIFYSAPGKTEKDIEMCYGKCTIIADSISEIKHINVIAARHKEIVKIGIRVNPNFSMQNECGTSSKFGIDIEQLLEGEDILAEYSNIKVAGFHIHIQSQILDFQILGRYYKNCFELAKKIHSIKNVNIEFINFGSGIGALYRETQDTPVDLEKLNNMISEIAEENRAVLNARLLIETGRFITCNAGRYYTHIIDIKESLGQKYLIVENAMNGFMRPSIANLIYKTAGEILTGYEPLYTCQDEFAVQVLNESTEKERVNIVGNLCTALDVIRENAEVNHTQIGDIIEITNAGSYAYSLSPLLFSSHRIPKQYYLYKDKISGDEIL; this is encoded by the coding sequence ATGAATTTATTAGCTTTTTTAAAGGAGCATGTTCCATGTTACATTTATAATGGAGAACAGATTGCAGGTCAATGTCAAAAACTAAAAACTGAGCTCTCTGATTTTGAATTTCTATATTCCATTAAAACTAATCCATTTTCACATATAATTCAAAATATTTCAAAAGAAGGGTTTGGAGCAGATGCTGCTTCTGCTGGAGAAGTGTTTCTTTCTCTTGATAATGGAATAGCACCTGAGAATATATTTTACTCTGCACCAGGAAAAACTGAGAAAGATATTGAAATGTGCTATGGAAAATGTACAATTATTGCTGACAGTATATCAGAGATTAAACATATCAATGTAATAGCAGCTAGACATAAGGAAATTGTAAAGATAGGAATTCGTGTGAATCCTAATTTTTCTATGCAGAATGAATGTGGAACTTCCAGCAAATTTGGAATTGATATAGAGCAGCTTTTAGAGGGAGAAGATATTTTAGCAGAATATTCAAACATTAAAGTTGCTGGTTTTCATATCCATATTCAGTCACAAATATTAGATTTTCAAATATTGGGGAGATATTATAAGAATTGTTTTGAACTTGCCAAAAAGATTCATTCTATAAAAAATGTTAATATAGAATTTATTAATTTCGGAAGCGGAATAGGAGCTTTATATAGAGAAACACAAGATACCCCTGTAGATTTAGAAAAACTCAACAATATGATTTCTGAAATTGCAGAAGAAAATCGTGCTGTGTTAAATGCAAGGCTTTTAATTGAAACAGGGCGTTTTATCACTTGCAATGCAGGGAGATATTATACACATATTATAGATATAAAGGAATCTTTAGGTCAGAAATATTTAATTGTGGAAAATGCAATGAACGGATTCATGCGGCCCTCTATAGCAAATCTGATTTATAAAACTGCTGGAGAAATTCTTACAGGTTATGAACCTCTCTATACATGTCAGGATGAATTTGCTGTTCAGGTATTAAATGAGTCAACTGAAAAAGAAAGAGTTAATATTGTTGGAAATCTTTGTACAGCACTGGATGTTATTCGTGAAAATGCAGAAGTAAATCACACTCAAATAGGAGATATCATTGAGATTACTAATGCAGGGAGTTATGCATATTCATTATCTCCGCTTTTATTTTCAAGTCATAGAATTCCAAAACAATATTATTTATATAAAGATAAAATTTCTGGAGATGAAATATTATAA
- a CDS encoding ABC transporter ATP-binding protein → MKLFRVERYFKIKYNELSKKERGIHMFKEEKIGIMYFVGRHKCLLITGCILSGINALIMMCPFVLLWKVVQEVLKGITDISKINAEEVIKYGQWAVLTAVGGFAVYFAALMCTHIAAFYTAFNMKSKALRHMSELPLGYFIDNPSGKLRKIIDENSKMTESFIAHLLPDLTGALTTFVAMPIILLIFDWRLGIICLIPLGIGFFIQFKSITGESVKYIKQYQDSLEKMNNEAVEYVRGIPVVKVFQQTVYSFKSFYDTIMEYKKFVIKFCQEFKNPMTSFIAVVNGTFVLLIPAGIILIKSSYNPLKFLQNFIFYILFIPLCSMMINKIMYIGEAKSVADESVKRIASLLEEKKLERPEKAKLPENYTIEFCDVSFTYKGKENPAVDEVSFFIPQGTTTALVGESGSGKTTTAALIPRFWDIDEGKILIGGVDIKEIEISELMKMVSFVFQDIHLFKRSILENIRISKPEASLEKVMEAVKAAQCEEIIKKFPDGIETVIGEKGVYLSGGEMQRIAIASAILKDSPIIILDEATAFADPENENKIQGALEFLTKNKTVVMIAHRLSTIKNADQILVLKEGKVAEKGNHRTLVEIKGTYAEMWKNYQTSVK, encoded by the coding sequence GTGAAACTTTTTAGAGTAGAAAGATATTTTAAAATAAAATACAATGAATTATCAAAAAAAGAAAGAGGTATACATATGTTCAAAGAAGAAAAAATAGGGATAATGTATTTTGTGGGAAGACATAAATGTTTGTTGATTACAGGATGTATATTGTCAGGGATAAATGCATTAATTATGATGTGTCCTTTTGTATTGCTTTGGAAAGTTGTACAGGAAGTATTGAAAGGAATTACAGATATATCAAAAATAAATGCAGAAGAAGTAATAAAGTATGGACAATGGGCAGTACTTACAGCAGTAGGAGGATTTGCTGTATATTTTGCAGCTCTTATGTGCACTCATATAGCAGCTTTCTATACTGCGTTTAATATGAAATCTAAAGCATTAAGACATATGTCTGAACTCCCTTTAGGATATTTTATTGATAACCCAAGTGGAAAATTAAGAAAAATAATAGATGAAAATTCTAAAATGACAGAGAGTTTTATAGCACATCTTCTTCCAGATTTAACAGGAGCGTTAACAACTTTTGTGGCAATGCCAATAATATTACTGATATTTGATTGGAGATTGGGAATAATCTGTCTGATACCTTTGGGAATAGGATTTTTTATACAGTTTAAATCAATAACAGGAGAATCAGTAAAATATATAAAACAGTATCAGGATTCTTTAGAAAAAATGAATAATGAAGCAGTGGAATATGTGCGGGGAATTCCAGTAGTAAAGGTATTTCAACAGACTGTTTATTCTTTTAAAAGTTTTTATGACACTATAATGGAATATAAAAAATTTGTAATAAAATTCTGTCAGGAATTTAAAAATCCAATGACTTCTTTTATAGCTGTAGTTAATGGAACTTTTGTATTATTGATACCTGCTGGAATAATATTAATAAAAAGTTCATATAATCCTTTGAAATTTTTACAGAATTTCATATTTTATATTCTTTTTATTCCTTTATGTTCAATGATGATAAATAAAATAATGTATATAGGAGAAGCAAAATCTGTAGCTGATGAATCTGTAAAAAGAATAGCTTCTTTGCTGGAAGAAAAGAAACTGGAAAGACCAGAAAAAGCAAAATTACCAGAGAACTATACTATAGAATTCTGTGATGTATCTTTTACATATAAAGGGAAGGAAAACCCTGCTGTAGATGAGGTAAGTTTTTTTATTCCTCAGGGAACAACAACAGCATTAGTAGGAGAATCAGGAAGTGGGAAGACAACAACAGCAGCTTTGATACCACGATTTTGGGATATTGATGAGGGGAAAATTCTCATAGGTGGAGTTGATATTAAAGAGATAGAGATATCAGAATTAATGAAGATGGTGTCTTTTGTATTTCAGGATATACATTTATTTAAAAGAAGTATTTTGGAAAATATTCGTATTTCAAAACCAGAAGCTTCTTTAGAGAAAGTAATGGAAGCTGTAAAAGCTGCTCAATGTGAAGAAATAATAAAAAAATTTCCTGATGGGATAGAAACAGTAATTGGAGAAAAGGGAGTATACCTTTCTGGAGGAGAAATGCAGAGAATAGCTATAGCCAGTGCTATACTAAAAGATTCACCAATAATAATACTAGATGAAGCAACAGCCTTTGCAGATCCAGAAAATGAGAATAAAATACAGGGAGCTTTAGAATTCCTTACAAAAAATAAAACAGTAGTAATGATAGCCCACAGACTTTCTACAATAAAAAATGCAGACCAGATATTAGTTCTAAAAGAGGGAAAAGTGGCTGAAAAAGGTAATCATAGGACTCTGGTAGAAATAAAAGGAACATATGCAGAAATGTGGAAGAATTATCAAACTTCTGTAAAATGA